The genomic window AAAGACAGGATGCCGTCGAGGAACTGCTGGGGAATTACTTTCTGAGAGAGGATTTAAAAGAGCAGTTAAAAAATATCTATGATATAGAGCGGCTTACTGGCAAACTGGTTTGCGGAAATTGCAACGCCAGGGATTTTATAGCCATAAAAAACACCATACAAAAATTCCCCCAGATAAAGAAGATATTGAGTGAATGTAAATCAAAATTAATGATACATTTATATAATCAAATGGATAATCTCGAAGATATATATGTTTTGTTAGACAAATCCATTGACGATGATCCACCGTTGACTATAAAAGAAGGCGGCATTATTAAAGAAGGATATGACCCGGAAATCGACAAATTGAGAAGGGCGGCCCATGAAGGAAAGACCTGGATTGCGGACCTGGAAAGGAAGGAGAAGGATAGAACCGGTATTAAATCTCTGAAAGTGGGTTTCAATAAGGTTTTCGGTTATTACATAGAAGTCACAAAATCTAATCTTTCCATGGTCCCGGAAAATTACATCCGAAAACAAACCCTCGCCGGGGGAGAGCGTTACATCACCGAGGAATTAAAAGAATATGAAACACTGATCCTAAATGCCGAAGAAAGGCTTCAGGGCATGGAGTATGAAGCCTTCTGCCGCATCAGGGATGAACTGATAAAGCAAATACCCCGGCTGAAGAAAAGTGCGTATTGCGTGTCTGTGGTGGATTCGCTGCTGTCCCTGGCTGAAGCCTCGGCAAAAAACAATTATGTCAAGCCGGAAATTACGTTAAAAGATGAAATACACATTGAAGAAGGGCGGCATCCGGTGGTAGAGAAATCTCAAAAAGGCGAACTCTTCATTCCCAATGACACCCATATTAATTGTTCCGATTCCATGATCTCTGTGATAACCGGTCCAAACATGGCGGGAAAATCCACATACATGAGGCAGGTTGCATTGATTGTCCTGATGGCCCAGATAGGCTGTTTCGTACCGGCAAAGAGAGCGGAGATAGGCCTGGTGGACAGAATCTTTACCCGAATCGGGGCATCGGATAACCTTGCGTCAGGCCAGAGCACCTTTATGGTGGAAATGTCGGAAATGGCCTATATCCTCAAAAATGCTACCGCTAAAAGCCTTTTGATTTTAGATGAAGTGGGCAGGGGAACCAGCACCTTTGATGGGCTGTCCATCGCATGGGCTGTAATAGAATATATCCGGAAAAATATAAAGGCAAAAACCCTATTTGCAACTCATTACCATGAGTTGACGGCATTAAAAAACATGGCCGGAATCAAAAATTATAAAATCACCGTCAAAGAACGGGGGGAAGATATTATATTTTTGAGAAAAATCATAGCCGGCGAAGCCGATAAAAGTTATGGCATTCAGGTTGCAAAGCTTGCCGGCCTTCCAAATGCCGTGGTCCGTAGGGCCAGGGAACTTCTAACCGGTATGGAAAAAAAACGCGATGAAGAAATGGGTTTGACTGCAGCAGCCAGTGCAGTTTCCGTAAGACGGGACCCGGAATCTGACAACCAGATAAGTCTTGACAGTTTAAAGGAACGAGATATACTGGATACGATAAAATCTCTTGATATAAATACAATAACGCCCCTGGAAGCTTTAAATTTATTGTATTCCTTAAAACAAAGATTACAGTGAGGGATAAGGTTTATGGGGAAAATACTGATTCTTGATGACAGCGTCTCTTCAAAAATAGCTGCCGGTGAAGTTATAGAAAGGCCTGTTTCGGTGGTGAAAGAACTGGTGGAAAATTCCATAGATGCCGGCAGCAAGCATATAATCATCGAAATAGAAAAGGGCGGCAAAAAGTTAATTAAAGTGACGGACGACGGTGAAGGAATATCTAAAGATGATGTGAGGCCAGCTTTTGAGCGCCATGCTACCAGTAAAATCCATAAGCTCGATGATATTTTTAATATAAAGACCCTGGGATTTCGAGGAGAAGCCCTGCCAAGTATAGCCTGTGTATCGGAAGTGGTGGTTTTGACAAAAACGTCTACAGAGCCTTTGGGCACAAGATGTGAAATTCGGGGCGGAACCATGGAAAAAATTGAGGAAGCGCCGGCCAGGGAGGGATGTTGTATTGAGATAAGAAATTTATTTTATAACACACCTGCCAGATTGAAATTCCTTGGTAGCGAAACTCAGGAAATTTCGCATATCGTGGATTTAGTTATGAGGCTTTCCATCGGGAATCCGTATATTTCTTTCCGCCTTGTGAGCGATGGAAAGGAAATCTTATATACCAGCGGCAATGGAGATTATAATGAAGTAATTGCCAGGGTATACGGTAAGGATGTTGCAAGGCAAATAATACAAATAAAAAAATCATTTTCATCCGGTAACATATTTGGCTTCATATCCACTCCGCAATTTAACAGGGGAAACCGCACCGGCGAAACATTTTTTGTCAACCGGCGGTTAATAAAGGATAAGGGGTTGTCTTTTACCCTGGAAAGAGCGTATAAGACACTTCTTCCCACAAGCCGCTTTCCCATAGCCATGGTTATGATAGACATAGATAGTTCACAGATAGATATAAATGTACATCCTGCAAAGCTGGAGATAAAATTTCAAAAGAAAATGAAGTTCATAAAGCACTATTTGAAGCTGTTTTACAGAGCCTTAAAACAAAGATACTTGTGCCGCAGGAAAAGTTCGACAAAGCCCCTGAGGACATTGACAGTATGGAAAAATCCAGACCGCAAGTTTTAGAACAGCAACGCATATTAGAACTCGAGCAGGGGAAATGCGAGGAAAATAATTTGCTAAAAAGTGTATATTTTCCCAGCACCCATGATATAATAAGTAAAAGGTCTGCTATATATGAGGGTACACATAATCAATCATATTTTGTAAATAAAACAGAAAGCCAGCAGGCTGATGTAGCCGGGAAACTCAAAATAAATAAAATAGTGGGCCAGTTGTTCAATACATATATCATTGCTGAGGGAGAAGGGGAATTTTATTTGATAGACCAGCATGCAGCCCATGAAAGAATACTTTTTGAAAAATATTCCAATAGATTCAGGCAAAAACCGGCATCCCAGGAATTAATTCAACCCTATGCCTTAAAACTTTCTATACAGGATATGGCATTTGTGGAGGAATATAACCAGGATATCAAAAACATGGGTTTCGATTTCTCCATCTTCGGAAAAGATACGGTCTTAATCAGGTCGGTTCCTTATTTCTTCGATAGGGTGGTAAATCCGGAAACTCTTGCCGAGGGTCCTGGATAATTTCAGGGGTGAGGAATATATTGTTTTGCATCCAAGGGAAAAATTTATAGCCTCCATGGCATGCCATACTGCCTTAAAGGCAGGAGATGCTCTAAATTCCATACAGATGAATGATCTAATAACCCAATTAAATAATCTTGAAAATCCCTTTACATGTCCCCATGGCAGACCTACGATCATATCCATGACCTTATACGTACTTGAAAAAAAGTTTAAAAGAATCATGTAAAACATGCAAAAAAAACCTTTGCTGGTCATCGTGGGTCCAACGGCAGTGGGGAAGACTGAAATAGCCATTGAAGTGGCAAAAAAACTAAATGCTGAAATAATTTCAGCGGATTCCATGCAAATCTATAGGTACATGGATATCGGGACCGCCAAGCCCTCCCGGGCGGAACAAAAAGGAATAAAGCATCACATGATCGATATTATAAATCCCGACCAGGAGTTCAGCGTAGCCGATTTTCAGGCCATGGCCAAGCAATGTATAGAAGATATTGTTGGCCGTCATAAGATACCATTACTATCGGGGGGAACGGGGCTTTATGTAAACGCTGTATGTTATAATTACACCTTTTCTGAATTTGAAAAAGATGAAGTTCTAAGGGAACAATTAAAAAATCAAGCCCTTAAATACGGCAACGAGTTCCTGTACGGTAAGTTGGAAAAACTGGATCCGGATGCCGCCAGGAAAATTCACCCCAATAACCTCAGAAGGATTATAAGGGCTCTGGAAGTTTGTATCAAGACAGGAAGCACCTTTTCCTCATATGAGGAAAAAACAAAAAGGCAGAGGGGTTTATATGATTTATTCATGTTCGGTCTGACCAGGCCCAGGGACGAGCTTTACCGACGCATCAATGAGAGAGTTCAGCACATGATAAATAGCGGTCTGGTGGAAGAAATAAAAAAACTTCTGGATATGGGATACTCAAGGAACTTGAATTCCATGCAAGGCCTGGGATATAGACAGATTTTGGATTACCTGGACGGTAAAATTACTCTTGAAGAAGCCATATTTCTCATTTCCAGGGATACCCGCCATTATGCCAAAAGGCAGTATACCTGGTTTTTGAGGGATAAAAATATCGTGTGGATGGATGTTTCCAGGGAAGGAATGAAAAAAGTTGTAGAAAATATTATTAAAGCGGTAGAAGGAAAATTAAAAAA from Biomaibacter acetigenes includes these protein-coding regions:
- the mutS gene encoding DNA mismatch repair protein MutS gives rise to the protein MDTPMIRQYKEIKAKYKDYIIFFRLGDFYEMFFEDAEIGSKELEITLTSRDPENKVPMAGVPYHAADQYIARLVSRGYKVVICEQMEDPKLAKDLVKRDVVKIITPGTITDMNALEDKKNNFLSCIFKSGDSFGLSFADLLTGEFLITELISSHPYQEVINEIAKFQPRECIINGEAYKSEFFRKKLEEDLNVFVTLKNDDYFDENDSRELLISQFHEEKLESILGKQFAFRASGACLKYLNETQKLSLIHINSFKFYESNNFMVLDVSCRRNLELTESLKDGRKTGTLLWVLDNTLTSMGGRLLRNWIEQPLLDIVKIQERQDAVEELLGNYFLREDLKEQLKNIYDIERLTGKLVCGNCNARDFIAIKNTIQKFPQIKKILSECKSKLMIHLYNQMDNLEDIYVLLDKSIDDDPPLTIKEGGIIKEGYDPEIDKLRRAAHEGKTWIADLERKEKDRTGIKSLKVGFNKVFGYYIEVTKSNLSMVPENYIRKQTLAGGERYITEELKEYETLILNAEERLQGMEYEAFCRIRDELIKQIPRLKKSAYCVSVVDSLLSLAEASAKNNYVKPEITLKDEIHIEEGRHPVVEKSQKGELFIPNDTHINCSDSMISVITGPNMAGKSTYMRQVALIVLMAQIGCFVPAKRAEIGLVDRIFTRIGASDNLASGQSTFMVEMSEMAYILKNATAKSLLILDEVGRGTSTFDGLSIAWAVIEYIRKNIKAKTLFATHYHELTALKNMAGIKNYKITVKERGEDIIFLRKIIAGEADKSYGIQVAKLAGLPNAVVRRARELLTGMEKKRDEEMGLTAAASAVSVRRDPESDNQISLDSLKERDILDTIKSLDINTITPLEALNLLYSLKQRLQ
- the mutL gene encoding DNA mismatch repair endonuclease MutL; translated protein: MGKILILDDSVSSKIAAGEVIERPVSVVKELVENSIDAGSKHIIIEIEKGGKKLIKVTDDGEGISKDDVRPAFERHATSKIHKLDDIFNIKTLGFRGEALPSIACVSEVVVLTKTSTEPLGTRCEIRGGTMEKIEEAPAREGCCIEIRNLFYNTPARLKFLGSETQEISHIVDLVMRLSIGNPYISFRLVSDGKEILYTSGNGDYNEVIARVYGKDVARQIIQIKKSFSSGNIFGFISTPQFNRGNRTGETFFVNRRLIKDKGLSFTLERAYKTLLPTSRFPIAMVMIDIDSSQIDINVHPAKLEIKFQKKMKFIKHYLKLFYRALKQRYLCRRKSSTKPLRTLTVWKNPDRKF
- the miaA gene encoding tRNA (adenosine(37)-N6)-dimethylallyltransferase MiaA: MQKKPLLVIVGPTAVGKTEIAIEVAKKLNAEIISADSMQIYRYMDIGTAKPSRAEQKGIKHHMIDIINPDQEFSVADFQAMAKQCIEDIVGRHKIPLLSGGTGLYVNAVCYNYTFSEFEKDEVLREQLKNQALKYGNEFLYGKLEKLDPDAARKIHPNNLRRIIRALEVCIKTGSTFSSYEEKTKRQRGLYDLFMFGLTRPRDELYRRINERVQHMINSGLVEEIKKLLDMGYSRNLNSMQGLGYRQILDYLDGKITLEEAIFLISRDTRHYAKRQYTWFLRDKNIVWMDVSREGMKKVVENIIKAVEGKLKNS